The Bacteroidota bacterium genome has a segment encoding these proteins:
- a CDS encoding substrate-binding domain-containing protein: QPSNWDANKGSEIISTVIQSHPDLAAVYSVWGPQTAGVGQALKNAGSKAKVWVASDGQMPDCDQLKQGFYHKLLSYRADIQGEDIVAAVLQILQNRDVKPGSRQFAHYTALYWVTSPADFGYCWKPMK, translated from the coding sequence CAGCCCAGCAACTGGGACGCCAACAAGGGCAGCGAGATCATTTCCACCGTGATTCAGTCGCACCCCGACCTGGCGGCCGTCTATAGCGTATGGGGACCGCAGACCGCCGGCGTGGGCCAGGCCCTGAAGAACGCGGGTTCCAAAGCCAAGGTGTGGGTGGCCAGCGACGGCCAGATGCCCGACTGCGACCAGTTGAAGCAGGGCTTCTACCACAAGCTGCTGTCCTACCGCGCCGATATCCAGGGCGAGGACATCGTCGCCGCGGTTCTGCAGATACTGCAGAACCGGGACGTCAAGCCCGGCAGCAGGCAGTTTGCCCATTACACCGCTCTGTACTGGGTCACTAGCCCGGCCGACTTCGGCTACTGCTGGAAACCAATGAAGTAA